ACATTCAGGCCTTCCTTTTCGCGGATGGCACGCGCGTACGATTGCATGTTCTTGTCCGATGCGTTTCCCGCCCAACCGTCCGTCTGGCGCAGCGCCGTGAGCGCAAGATTCCCTTCCGACGAATGCCAGTTGATGAGCGGTTCATTCGTCGGGGTCTCTCGTACGCGCTCCGGCTTAAGGTCGACACAAACGGCTGA
The DNA window shown above is from Rhodothermales bacterium and carries:
- a CDS encoding threonine synthase (catalyzes the formation of L-threonine from O-phospho-L-homoserine); this encodes SAVCVDLKPERVRETPTNEPLINWHSSEGNLALTALRQTDGWAGNASDKNMQSYARAIREKEGLNVLPASMAGLIALLDRHHREPLPRDRYVAVLTGRR